In Primulina eburnea isolate SZY01 chromosome 3, ASM2296580v1, whole genome shotgun sequence, one DNA window encodes the following:
- the LOC140828503 gene encoding F-box protein At3g12350-like produces MELILPFSFNDFPEDVQIRILSFLNPWELELFARTSTRFLALCRDDERLWFLKCRRRWGSQTQIQNWGGRKISYRHLYHLLEKYENLIGFWHLDDYMTISQSLSPSLVCFEWGSFYITGYMISPSKCGGYGVTKKPFLWITATSNGKGLNYLDTSGSVSLTEKDMSRLDSEKLRSELILVDTELSVGSYFYLSVWENPQFFEFRKRLSTRNGREEYESVYKSPPDGLMTQIYETLGSKLSVTGGKKSKRERTGERQREREKWRRVLLWDSKQFQKLTEYSPAPSRPLQGLWKGICPDRSLNLYLVSYREEWGLFYCKKVDGSCTLDTYRDTVFTASCSASIQYPFSTEEESTYNTRVHVRPRVEANQAGQNHATISSDHHNVLRIFYAHSGYNPYPSSSSGNSDDIDGRIWLYADGTFGFGFLRDDCIVDMRPVIENGRLLDTMV; encoded by the exons ATGGAATTAATTCTTCCATTTTCATTCAACGATTTCCCGGAGGATGTGCAGATTCGAATCCTCTCATTTCTCAACCCATGGGAGCTAGAGTTGTTTGCACGCACCTCCACAAGATTCCTAGCTCTCTGCCGTGACGACGAGCGGCTTTGGTTTCTCAAGTGCAGACGCCGGTGGGGCTCCCAAACCCAAATCCAGAATTGGGGTGGCCGAAAGATTTCATACAGACACCTCTACCACTTGCTTGAAAAGTACGAGAACCTTATAGGATTTTGGCACTTGGATGATTACATGACAATATCCCAATCGTTATCTCCATCTCTAGTATGCTTCGAATGGGGTTCTTTTTATATCACCGGATACATGATTTCGCCGTCCAAATGTGGAGGATACGGCGTGACAAAGAAACCCTTCTTGTGGATCACCGCTACGTCTAACGGGAAAGGGCTAAATTATTTAGACACCAGTGGGAGTGTTTCGTTAACAGAGAAGGATATGTCGAGGCTAGATTCTGAGAAACTGCGCAGTGAACTGATTCTCGTGGATACTGAATTGTCTGTCGGTAGCTATTTTTACTTGTCCGTGTGGGAGAATCCTCAATTTTTCGAGTTCAGGAAGCGATTGAGCACTCGGAATGGACGGGAGGAGTACGAGAGTGTTTACAAATCTCCTCCTGATGGATTGATGACACAGATTTACGAGACACTAGGAAGCAAGCTTAGTGTCACTGGTGGCAAGAAATCGAAAAGGGAGAGGACGGGGGAAAGGCAAAGGGAGAGAGAGAAGTGGAGGCGCGTGCTCCTATGGGACTCGAAACAATTTCAGAAATTAACAGAATACTCTCCCGCTCCTTCTCGACCGTTGCAAGGACTTTGGAAG GGTATATGCCCTGACAGAAGCTTGAATTTGTATCTTGTGTCCTATCGCGAGGAGTGGGGCTTGTTTTATTGCAAAAAGGTTGACGGCTCCTGCACACTCGATACTTACCGTGACACAGTATTTACGGCTTCATGTTCAGCTTCCATTCAATATCCGTTTTCTACGGAGGAGGAATCGACGTACAATACTCGTGTTCATGTTCGACCTCGTGTGGAAGCTAATCAAGCTGGACAGAATCATGCAACAATATCTTCCGACCACCACAATGTGTTGCGAATATTTTACGCGCATTCAGGTTATAACCCATATCCCTCATCTTCATCTGGAAATTCTGATGATATCGACGGGAGGATTTGGCTCTACGCAGATGGGACATTTGGATTTGGATTTCTTCGAGATGATTGCATAGTTGATATGAGGCCTGTGATAGAAAATGGCCGCCTTCTTGATACAATGGTGTAA